A genomic stretch from Coleofasciculus sp. FACHB-1120 includes:
- a CDS encoding alkaline phosphatase PhoX, translated as MSLSRRQFFTLAGASAAGAVLMSPLEALYTRAAKGQFVSGGGYGPLIPDPNGLLDLPRGFQYRAISRTGDMMNDGNPVPGGHDGMGAFPGPNNTTILVRNHELSPNSTTQVAGLKYDNLCKGGTTTLIVGANRQLQSHFASLAGTYRNCAGGTTPWGSWISSEENTSTPATNDPINTTGNVEQRHGYNFEVPANAKRTVTPVPLKAMGRFNHEAVAIDPKTGIVYETEDRGNGLFYRFIPNQPGRLVEGGVLEALKIKGMPQAITKTNFPVRQPMQVEWVRIDNPDPDTDTVRVEGFSKGAAQFTRGEGIWYGNGEFYFCCTDGGEKGLGQVWRYVPGTNAQEGGTLELFVEPNNVNVLDSPDNIVVAPFGDLIICEDGDDEQFVVGVTQKGELYQFARNAINDREFAGACFSPDGNTMFVNIQTPGITFAIWGPWAKG; from the coding sequence ATGTCTTTATCACGGCGGCAATTCTTCACCCTGGCAGGCGCAAGTGCTGCGGGTGCTGTATTAATGTCCCCTCTAGAAGCTCTCTATACCAGAGCAGCCAAAGGTCAATTTGTGAGTGGGGGAGGTTATGGCCCGCTGATTCCAGATCCCAACGGTTTATTAGATTTACCACGGGGATTTCAATATCGCGCTATCTCTCGGACTGGAGACATGATGAACGATGGCAATCCAGTGCCAGGTGGTCACGATGGGATGGGTGCTTTTCCCGGCCCTAATAACACAACTATCTTAGTTCGCAATCACGAATTAAGCCCGAATTCCACTACGCAAGTTGCCGGACTCAAATACGATAATCTCTGTAAAGGTGGCACAACAACCCTGATCGTAGGGGCGAATCGCCAACTGCAAAGTCATTTTGCTTCCCTAGCAGGAACCTACCGCAACTGTGCAGGGGGCACGACTCCTTGGGGTTCGTGGATTAGTTCTGAGGAAAACACCTCAACTCCCGCTACAAACGATCCAATTAATACAACGGGCAATGTCGAGCAACGTCACGGTTATAACTTTGAAGTTCCGGCAAATGCAAAAAGAACCGTGACTCCTGTGCCTTTGAAAGCAATGGGGCGTTTTAACCACGAAGCGGTTGCAATCGATCCAAAAACTGGAATTGTTTATGAAACTGAAGATAGAGGAAATGGTCTCTTCTATCGTTTCATTCCAAATCAACCAGGCAGGCTTGTGGAAGGCGGTGTTTTGGAAGCTCTGAAAATTAAAGGAATGCCCCAAGCAATTACTAAAACCAATTTCCCGGTGCGTCAACCGATGCAGGTTGAATGGGTTCGCATCGACAATCCCGACCCGGATACGGATACTGTCCGCGTCGAAGGCTTTAGTAAGGGGGCAGCCCAATTTACACGCGGGGAAGGAATCTGGTATGGCAATGGTGAATTTTACTTTTGCTGCACGGATGGTGGAGAAAAAGGATTGGGTCAAGTTTGGCGCTACGTTCCTGGTACAAATGCACAAGAAGGCGGCACTCTCGAACTATTTGTTGAACCCAACAATGTAAATGTATTAGATAGCCCTGATAACATTGTTGTGGCTCCTTTTGGCGATTTAATCATCTGTGAAGATGGCGACGACGAGCAATTTGTAGTCGGGGTGACTCAAAAGGGTGAACTCTACCAGTTTGCTCGGAATGCTATCAATGATAGGGAGTTCGCTGGTGCCTGTTTTTCACCCGATGGTAATACCATGTTTGTGAATATTCAAACTCCTGGCATTACCTTTGCTATTTGGGGACCTTGGGCAAAAGGATAA
- a CDS encoding class I SAM-dependent methyltransferase, producing the protein MNPLSRFSNRAKDYAKYRPNYPDAAIDIILKGLGNPSQLVAADIGAGTGISSRLLAQRGVNAIAIEPNAAMREAASPHSLVEFRDGTAEATNLPNASVDLVTCFQSFHWFNPEPTLLEFRRILKPSGRLAVVWNDRNQNDEFTANYSRLVEIASNNHPAEKRMVSVDPLLTSPHFPDVRCHTFEYQQQLDLAGLIGRVNSVSYIPKEGEAYQQLVADLQELYASACNERGYVYLAYRTNVYLADNG; encoded by the coding sequence ATGAATCCACTAAGCCGATTTTCCAATCGAGCAAAGGATTACGCCAAGTACCGACCGAACTATCCAGACGCCGCTATTGATATTATTCTGAAGGGATTGGGAAATCCGTCGCAACTGGTCGCCGCAGATATCGGTGCAGGGACGGGAATTTCCTCGCGTTTGTTAGCTCAACGGGGAGTGAATGCGATCGCTATCGAGCCAAACGCCGCAATGAGAGAAGCTGCATCACCCCATTCGTTGGTAGAGTTTCGTGACGGAACAGCAGAAGCAACGAATTTACCTAACGCATCTGTTGATTTAGTGACTTGCTTCCAATCTTTTCATTGGTTTAATCCCGAACCAACATTGCTAGAATTTCGTCGCATTCTCAAGCCCAGCGGACGACTAGCGGTAGTGTGGAACGATCGTAATCAAAATGATGAATTCACAGCAAATTACAGCCGCTTAGTTGAGATTGCATCAAATAATCATCCCGCAGAGAAGCGGATGGTTTCAGTCGATCCTCTGCTAACGAGTCCCCATTTTCCAGATGTCCGGTGCCATACATTTGAGTACCAGCAGCAGCTAGATTTAGCGGGACTAATTGGCAGGGTAAATAGTGTATCTTACATCCCCAAAGAAGGAGAGGCATACCAGCAACTTGTGGCAGATTTGCAAGAACTGTATGCCAGCGCTTGTAATGAGCGCGGCTATGTGTATTTAGCCTATCGCACGAATGTTTACCTTGCAGATAATGGGTAA
- a CDS encoding thioredoxin family protein, whose translation MVRTASTMLALGTTAPDFQLPDVVSGQTVSLATFADKQALLVMFICKHCPFVKHIQGELAQLGKDYVGEEIGIVAISSNDASNYPDDAPDSLKAMANELGFTFPLCYDETQETAKAYTAACTPDFFLFDANQNLVYRGQLDDSRPGNDRPVNGKDLRAAIDAVLAGQSIPSDQKPSIGCNIKWKPGNEPTYFPH comes from the coding sequence ATGGTGCGAACCGCCTCAACCATGTTGGCGCTGGGCACTACAGCCCCAGATTTCCAATTGCCGGATGTGGTATCTGGTCAAACCGTTTCCCTTGCCACCTTTGCCGATAAGCAGGCATTGCTGGTCATGTTCATCTGCAAGCATTGCCCCTTTGTAAAACACATCCAGGGAGAACTGGCGCAGCTTGGCAAAGATTACGTCGGAGAAGAAATTGGAATTGTGGCAATTAGCTCCAACGATGCCAGCAATTATCCCGATGATGCCCCCGACTCACTCAAAGCAATGGCGAATGAGCTGGGATTCACCTTTCCTTTGTGCTACGACGAAACTCAAGAAACTGCCAAAGCTTATACTGCTGCTTGTACGCCAGACTTTTTCCTCTTTGATGCCAACCAAAATTTGGTTTATCGCGGTCAATTAGATGACAGTCGCCCTGGTAACGATCGACCCGTCAACGGCAAGGATTTACGAGCCGCGATTGATGCAGTGTTAGCCGGTCAATCAATCCCGTCTGACCAGAAGCCTAGCATCGGCTGCAACATTAAGTGGAAGCCGGGGAATGAACCGACGTATTTTCCTCATTAA
- a CDS encoding molybdopterin-dependent oxidoreductase, which yields MSGCQNQKPTKAQMEAWRNEAMQKNAAMVAAHKNNRQRQQWNLEIQGKTTAGKSVRLTMQELDAIATTHIRTRSPHNTSNNPDRIFDFRGVAISKLLDKFGITNSKEVTLVAFDSYRATVSIADLRAYPIIIALERDGMPISRSEGGPLSLVFPYTEYPQLEQKYPDRFWAFYVTNLIVGTEPVQLRVDEIPLDAKTISQLPQVTIEEAVGYPIGWPIGKVKLTGVRVRDVLAAAGVTLPENATAIVRGKAPVSRNALNPIRLAANEVRDCDILFATHWGNERNPIPAKMGGPVTLAFPSNCQARSENQRWLTFVEQLEVSK from the coding sequence ATGAGCGGATGTCAAAATCAGAAACCAACGAAAGCTCAGATGGAGGCGTGGAGAAATGAGGCGATGCAAAAAAACGCCGCAATGGTTGCCGCTCATAAGAACAATCGACAGCGGCAACAGTGGAATCTAGAAATTCAGGGGAAAACGACGGCGGGAAAATCCGTGCGGTTGACCATGCAAGAACTAGATGCGATCGCAACCACCCATATACGGACGCGATCGCCCCATAATACAAGCAACAACCCCGATCGGATTTTTGACTTCCGGGGTGTTGCTATCTCTAAACTGCTCGACAAGTTTGGCATCACTAATAGTAAAGAAGTGACGCTTGTCGCTTTCGATTCCTACCGTGCTACCGTCAGCATTGCAGACTTGCGTGCGTACCCGATTATCATTGCTTTAGAGCGCGATGGAATGCCCATTTCCCGCAGCGAAGGCGGCCCGCTTTCCCTGGTATTTCCTTACACCGAGTACCCGCAGCTTGAGCAAAAGTATCCCGACCGTTTTTGGGCATTTTACGTGACCAACCTGATTGTCGGTACAGAGCCAGTGCAACTGCGCGTTGACGAAATCCCGCTTGATGCCAAAACCATCAGCCAACTGCCACAAGTCACCATCGAAGAAGCTGTGGGCTACCCAATTGGGTGGCCGATTGGCAAAGTCAAGCTCACGGGCGTGCGCGTGCGGGACGTTCTGGCAGCTGCCGGTGTCACCCTGCCTGAAAATGCGACGGCGATCGTTCGGGGGAAAGCGCCCGTCTCTCGCAATGCCCTGAACCCAATTCGTTTGGCAGCCAACGAGGTGCGAGACTGCGATATTTTGTTTGCCACACACTGGGGGAACGAACGCAATCCGATTCCTGCCAAAATGGGTGGTCCGGTGACGCTTGCTTTCCCCAGCAATTGTCAAGCGAGATCCGAGAATCAACGCTGGCTTACTTTTGTGGAACAACTTGAGGTTAGCAAATAA
- a CDS encoding adenylate/guanylate cyclase domain-containing protein, with translation MKVAPFRSIHTRIMTATTLLIVAIVGSVVWLWAKNERQLYREQKRREVQQLAIALSNTWTNELEDQNWGQIRLGFNLLLKRNPDFVYILISDVRLSNQIVAASESELQEQYVPDIVPVTVTDSALAVYDDTRVVETFLLRDITFNREVRARQGETAIEVAAGIRNSSGQKIGTLRIGMSLRQVNQAVANAVEKALFVGVFALSLGLFGAYLLATELSSPVRRLQVSAAKIAAGDLHHRAEIYRKDEIGALAIAFNDMSAALQGLFSRLQKTIESFHRFVPEKFLLVIAPDGIENIQVGFASTRTITILFADIRGYTAMSEQMTPLETFSFLNDYLACMGQVIDKSGGFIDKYIGDAIMALFDDEATDNALHAALAMRQRLKLLNEERSRQGLPIIDIGIGIHRGEVVMGTVGFSSRIESTVVGDAVNVAARVESLTKNYDSTILVTKPIVEALRHPDTFPLRLVDKFVRVKGKEELVAIYELDAV, from the coding sequence ATGAAAGTTGCCCCGTTCCGCTCAATTCACACACGAATCATGACCGCCACAACACTCTTGATTGTGGCGATTGTTGGTTCTGTAGTGTGGCTGTGGGCGAAGAACGAGAGACAACTTTACCGCGAACAGAAGCGGCGTGAAGTCCAGCAGCTAGCGATCGCTTTATCCAATACTTGGACGAACGAACTTGAAGATCAAAATTGGGGTCAGATTCGGCTTGGTTTCAATCTGCTACTGAAGCGCAACCCTGATTTTGTTTATATTCTAATCTCCGATGTGCGCTTGTCAAATCAAATCGTCGCCGCCAGCGAAAGCGAGCTTCAGGAACAGTATGTTCCCGATATTGTGCCTGTAACGGTGACGGACTCGGCGCTGGCAGTATATGACGATACCCGCGTTGTTGAGACATTCCTCCTCCGCGACATTACCTTTAACCGCGAGGTGCGGGCACGTCAGGGTGAAACTGCCATCGAAGTTGCCGCCGGGATTCGCAACTCTTCGGGGCAAAAAATCGGGACGTTGCGGATTGGAATGTCACTGCGGCAGGTGAATCAAGCCGTCGCAAACGCTGTCGAAAAAGCGCTGTTTGTGGGTGTTTTTGCCCTCTCCTTGGGTCTTTTCGGTGCCTACCTGTTGGCAACAGAACTCAGTAGTCCGGTGCGGCGGTTGCAAGTGAGTGCTGCCAAAATTGCTGCTGGCGATTTACATCATCGGGCTGAAATTTACCGCAAAGATGAAATCGGCGCTTTAGCGATCGCTTTCAATGACATGTCGGCGGCGCTACAAGGTTTATTTAGCCGACTACAAAAAACTATCGAGTCCTTTCATCGATTCGTCCCGGAGAAATTTCTCCTTGTAATTGCACCCGACGGCATCGAGAACATCCAAGTCGGCTTTGCCTCGACGCGCACGATTACGATCCTGTTTGCTGATATTCGGGGCTACACGGCAATGTCAGAACAAATGACGCCTTTAGAAACCTTTTCATTTTTAAATGACTACCTCGCCTGTATGGGACAAGTGATTGACAAGTCCGGCGGCTTCATTGACAAGTATATCGGTGACGCGATTATGGCGCTCTTCGATGATGAAGCCACAGACAACGCTCTGCACGCAGCGTTAGCAATGCGACAGCGACTTAAACTATTGAATGAAGAGCGATCGCGCCAAGGTTTGCCAATCATCGATATCGGTATTGGCATTCATCGAGGCGAAGTCGTCATGGGTACCGTTGGATTTAGCTCCCGTATCGAGTCTACCGTCGTTGGGGATGCCGTAAACGTAGCCGCTCGTGTCGAAAGCCTCACCAAAAACTACGACAGCACCATCCTCGTCACCAAGCCAATCGTTGAGGCACTGCGCCACCCCGACACTTTCCCCCTGCGCCTAGTCGATAAGTTTGTTCGGGTAAAAGGCAAGGAAGAGCTAGTAGCGATTTACGAACTTGATGCAGTGTAG